The genomic segment TATGAGAAAATTCTATTTGTCTTTGCATTTCTATTTGCTGTTGCTTTGGTCACTTGATGCAGTTAACTCCAACCAACACCACCTGTAAGCTGTTTTGAGACAGACTTGTTCGTCAGTGATGGTCAAAGCAGCTCTAATTGAATTGAACTAAGAGTTCTGGTTACACTTGAATATATATGGCTTTTTATAAGAAGCTTTTCTTAATTTCAGAACACGTCTATGTTGTACATTTACTTGATAATATATAActtgtgtgtgatgttttataACAGACAGCAGTTTAATACAGATTTatactgccctctgctggttggaagtatgtagtgtgtttgtCTTACTCTTGACAGTTTTCTTATCAAGGATATACACTTTGGGTAGCCTACTTATTGTAGCTACATGTATAtgtatagatatgtagatatatagatacatatatatttatataaaatatatatatatatttgacaaCTACAAAGTTTATTTGGCATCCTCCTCTATATGTTTAAAGGCGACACCTTTCTTATCAAGTATCTGAATTGTGGATGTCTATTTTCTGCCCTCACAGCTTAAGAAATGGCTGCATTGTCAGTCTGAACCATAAACGCTGTAAAATGGAGGAGGAGCttcagtgaagaaaaaaagaagaaaaaaaccttcaacccacatactttcattttcatatgaACGTTTCGGTATGTTTCGGACAGGCAGGGCCTAGTtgcgtctgtctgtgtgagtgttcaTTCTGTTTTACGTGATAAATGGTTACTAGCCATATCCTGTCGCCCACATGCttgttttctttgctgtttcGGGAAATAAAAGGAATAATGTCCCAGTGATTAATCACAGGATACTTTTATTTGGTAGTTTTAGTCACCATACCCTTACACTATTTCTCCTGTTTACGTAGGCTATTTTTTGATATATGACTTCTCTGATCTTATAAAGAATAGTTGTAAGACTGTTTCTTGTGATCAGATTCATATAATGTGTCATAATTAGTAAAGTCATGCTTTATTAGCTCATCCGACCACATTAAGTTGACTAAAATAAAGAAAGGCAATACATTTACGTCATTCTATCACTGATTTGTGACTCCGTGACCTTTTTGTTTATCAGCTTATGTTACATACACCTTACTTGGAAATGATTAAACTTTGGCTTGCAATGTGCAAGCAGGGGGAAACCGAAAGCATCAAATGAGCTTTCGCTTTCGCTTCCAAGACCGCACTTAATTTTAGTTACGACTTCTGCATTTAAGTTTGTGGTGAGCTCTCTGTCCAGACATTTTGGtaaatttaattgtattttagtCTGTTACATTGTGCTTTAAATCAAATTGAAAGCGGGAACGGCACCAGAATAAAGAATATTGATTATTGTTATTCTTTTTGAGGTGGGAACGTGATTAAAGTGCGCTCGAGCCACTTTGCACATGTCTCCCTGACATTTTGAAAGTAGTTTTTTTGTTCCTGTGAAGCGCAGTATGTGTTGAAGATGGAAGCAGGAGTTAAGATGCACCTGAAAGAGTGGTTGGTCGCTCAGGTGGACAGTGGGCAATATGAAGGACTGTCGTGGGAGGATGAAGGGAAAACCATGTTCAGGATCCCGTGGAAACACGCAGCCAAGAAGGACTACAAACAGACTGAGGATGCGGCTCTCTTTAAGGTCAACATTTCACTCAGTATCTCATATATTGTATTATGATATAtcataataaatgtaaagtCAGCCTAGCATATTCTGAGTTTATTATAAAAGAGAAATTGATCATCGCCTCCCCCTGGTAAAGTTAGCTGGAGCTATTCCAATGTAGGAACGTAAAGGaataaatcaaaagaaaaagtgaaaactgcatatttttgattaattaaaGGGAACATCTAAATTATAATCACATCACTCTATTATAAATGTGTACTGCCACTGTTGACAAAGTAGCAATATCTTTGCCTCCTTTTAATATCCAACACAGAggcattgttttcatttcctaAACTTTTATAACATTTCTTATGGCTTCTGGGCTAACAATCCTGTTACAAAGTTAGAAGTTAGGTAGAGAGACTTGTCTGTGGTTTCAAATTGCAAACACACATCCGCGTTGCAGTGTAAATTATTTAGGCAGCCCACCCAAGTAGTTTGATCTCATATTTGATTAGATGTAAATTGGAGGTAAAGTCTGCTGGAACAGTGCGTGAATGTACAGAGACTTTCCTGATAAGAAGTGACCTCTTGTTCCTAAATGTTGGATTATAGTTAAACGGTTATTGGCTTTTCTTATCGCACTGAAACAAAGAAACGTGTGTCCCTTTATTGCGTTTAGCATGTGCAGAAAGGTTCAGAGTCACAGGAAAGattgaatgagtgagtgaatgaagacaaaagacaaaagtcaTTATTCCCCCCAAAACGATTAAATTGATcaattgttttttgtaaattaagTCATCAGTTTTAACTCAACCAAACATTTTAGTCCTCAAAATCAGAACCCTTTATCATTAGTTCCTCTTATGAACCAAAAAAGACCAAATAATTATTCACTTAAATCATCAAAATAAGTTTAAGAAAATAAGTTATCTATTGCATAGTTTGGGTTACAATTCCTAATAACATGTTCTTTCTTCAATTTAAACGTGTGCAACATGATTGAGATTTGttggttttttaaaaagtgtttcagATTGTGGTGTGCGTAATTATGTGGCGTGTGCAATATGTGGATGttctatgtgttgtttttgttttgttttttgtgttggaggtaatttatttatgtatcagattaagtccaagacaaatttccccgAGGGGACAATAAAGTAGGCCTTTATCGTATCGTAGGCTATGGTATGGAGTTTTctctaaaaataaacaatacttGTCTAAAGATAGATAATCGATTCAACCTGCTcccacacattttatttgtaatggcTCGGCACTAGTACTGATTTGAACGTGTCTGTTAACATCACAGCAAAGATGTAGATTTGactttcattcagttttttccGCCAACTACTGTTTTATGCAGAAGTATCCTTCTTTCAATTCAGGCCTGGGCTGTGTATAAAGGTAAATACATGGAGGGGAGGGATAAAGCCGACCCAACCATGTGGAAGACCCGTCTCCGCTGTGCACTCAACAAGAGCACAGACTTCCAGGAGGTCCCTGAACGCAACCAACTGGACATTACAGAGCCCTATAAAGTATATCGTATCGTCCATGATACTGGGACGACCAAGCCAGCAGGTGAAGACAAACACAATATTTTCATATGGTTTTGATTACATCTTCGCTGTTAGGCTGTGGTATCCTATttgtatttaaaagaaaatgatgaaacaaaTAATAAGGGATAAAACTCTGTATTTACATATCTTCgcatttgtttttctcctcagaGTCTCCCAAGATGAAGGATCAAATGATCATCCAAGTTAAGAATTCTCCAAGGAGCCAAGGTTTTCCCAACAAAGAGGTCAAATAATAACATTACCAAATGTatctcaaaagaaaaaaacttttagCATTGAATAATTCTCTGGTAAGCCAAGGGCTGAAAGCTATGAATGGGCTAAATGTATCACTGAACGTCCTGAATACTTGGCTGTAGATCATATACTGCTGACTCAATGAGTTGCTATTTAACCCAAAAAGAGGTAAATAGCAAAGTTAATTCATGCTAAGAACTGCTGTGGAAAACAATCTGAATTTTTAGAAATGGCTGACAATCAGACTGTCTTTTCTTCCCATTTTTCATTGACTTTACATTAATGGAAGTTTTTTGCTGAGCTGTTCTCATTACTGGTGAATCATGTCTTTTTGCTGCAGAAAACACAACTTTTGAACAAGCAACtgatctgctctgctctgttttaaaaaaaaaacatcaaaaaagaGCTTGCTAAAAGTCTCCCGCTATGTGTAACTTATTTtggtttctctttctgtttcagcttcattatcaaaatgattcatttcaaGCATgtaaaggagaagaaaaaacatttactggTAAGTGTCACACACAAGCAATCATCAACCAATTTGCTTTATAACTAACAATTAAGATGAGTCTACCtgtaaactttaaaacaaacagtaatTACCAAATGATCAAATTGAAATTTTTATCCTAGTCAAAATCTCTATACAGGCATAGATTAATTAtgttgtattgtatgttgtatgtatttGGATCCCATTTGAACCATGCAAACAGGGCCATTCACCCAATGAGTGGGTGCCCAGTTGGGCTAAGATCAGCTACAGGTGGTACTTTTACAAGATATTCTTATCAGGCCTGACACTGACTCCCTTTTGTGCTTCCAAATGCAGACATCAAGTTGGCTGTGTATGGGAAAAAGTAGGTCTCAAAGATATTGTTAAGAGTGACTGAATTACAGTAGCTTATACTTTGAGTAGTgtgataatttatatttttcaggtttgtttgttgttgtttgtttatgaaCCTTCCAGCTTGGATGACAAGCATGATTGGGAAGGATACTTTGGAAATGTACTATAACAGGttatagattactagttaccctatttaaaatgtaataagtaatgttactatttcaattacttaatcaaagtaatgtaacttattacatttgattgcttttatcattttctcattttcaacTGTTGGGAGTGTAGCAATTAAGCCCACCCAAATCTAAATTTGGGtatttttcatggatactgacatgatgagTATGAGCGATCATGTCTTATATAGAAAGATGTATATATGATGAAAaagtattcattagttcatataGATTGTGGAATATACTGTtagaataaagatattttatgaaaaaagtcaaaagtctggcatgggcttaactGGTACTGACaacatttaagcccatgtgtgtttcaaataaaaaaatcaaacaagagAACCAATCAAAAGCATCTGAATACCATCAAACGGCTTTACTAAATGACATTGACTGGAAATGGCATTGTGCACTTCAAAAACATGTAAACCAAAAAATGAATACTATTCAGCCTAATAGCCTAGGCCTTTTATAGAAAATattcagatgtaaccccctttgtaatcatcaacattttcataagtaactgtaatttaattgcACATTTATctcagttacagttacagttacttttattttgtaattaaaatacgtaatgctgttacatgtaactagttactcccaaATACTGCTGACAAGTTATCTCTTAGACTGGTTGTTGGCCAGTTGTTTTATGCCTGGGTGGTCCAGAGAAAAAGCACTCATCTTCCACTAAACCTCAGTGGGGGTTAAACCTTGGCTGCTGTGCCTTTGGTATTTATGGATGAAATTTTGGCAAAGAAACATGTCCTTTTCAACCACAATAGAAACTTgttctgtgtgaatgtgatatCTTTTAGAGGGGAATGGATTAaaaacagttaataaaacatAGTACATAGTCGTAACGTAGTCAAAATTATAAGGACCCCTACTTATTGCTGAAGCacaggctcaacacacacaaagtacagaCAAATGTAAGacacaactaaacaaaaaacCTGACACCATAGATAGACATGCCATATTAGCCCTCACACTGATGTTCAAATCTGGATGCAGCTCACATCCCAATGCAACACATCATGCTAAATATCATGATTTCTAtcataaatctaaaaaaaaatcatgaaacaCATATATCAAATAAAGTAAGCCTGATAATGACAGTTTCAAACCACTATTCCAACAGCTGAATGATCACAGAGAACCACATGAGGTGATGTGAATGTATAAAGGATAGCACATTGAGACAATTTATTGTTTGCCAGAAATAATGGTTGTTTAttgctgtgttgttttcagggatgaaaatataatattgatatgaTTTACCTTTCAAAATCCACAAACACAAAGGTCTTTATTGTTGTCCTGGTCAGGAATGACAGAGAGAACATTTATAAAGGACTTGATTTTACTTCTCGCCTTTGTCAAATAGAAAGTGAAATAACAAATGTACGAACCGTAGCACTCAGGAATACAAAGGGGTACTTATTCAACGTGGGAGGGGGGATTAGTAAATTGGTCTTTGAACATTTTATCAGTAATAAAGTGTACTATTATCTCTCTCCTCGAGCATGCACAGCAGCAGAGCATGCACAGCAGCAGCTACTTTTCAACTGTCTTCTTATTGTAATGATAAATACaagataaatgtatttaaatgtattgtgaaTGTTGCATCTGTTGTCTCTAAGAAACCTACAGTACTGTCATTTTTACAGCAACTAGCTGCCAGCAAGCAAATAACTTACTGCAATCTATTGTACATTAAGTTATTCATCAGTTGCTGCCAGTTACTGTagttactgtaaatattttctaCCATGTTTATGGATGTTCACAgatacatatttacagattcCATATGACAGAAGTACCAATACTGAATAGTGAATCTATAATGTTTACTGTGATTTTGTACAGCATTGTGTTCTACTTCTACTGTGATTTTCAACAGTATGGTGTTGATTACTGTGTTTTTAGGGCTTATACACTGTACTATCctgtaaaaatattcacagtaaGTGACTGcagaaaaacagtaaattagTAGATTTCACAgccattttttattaaaactattgTTGGTGCCCCCAGTATGGCAAATGCTGCAACAACAGAACTACTTATCTCACTCTCACTCTAGTAGCACCCCCTGTGGGATCCCAATATGCTTACAACAATGAGAAAGTGCTGACTGAATCATTTCTCTGTTTTGCTTTAGATGATCTGATGAGGGAGCACATGTATTGTGAGATCACaggaaaaaaccctcaaaatcAGAGCGCTAATCCTTTAACCTTCCTCAGCCCATCATTTACTGTATCAGGTAAGAGACCTTTTGTTGTTACGTacagaaacaaacatgtcattGGCCAGTCCATTGTATGACTTGGAAACTAAGATGCATATTGTGTATACAGACTTTCGTATGCAGGTGGCGCTGTTGTATCAAGGCCAGAAGGTGATGAGAGTCACGACCAAGAGCCCAGATGGGTGCTTTATCCTGCAGGGTTGTGTTCCATTGGGAAATGAACGGATATATGGACGCTGCACTGCCCAGCAgctctccttcccctccccaAACTCCATATCCCTTCCATCAAACATGGCTGAAGCGATGAACCGCCTTCTTTGTCATCTGGAGAGGGGCGTGTTATTATGGGTGGCCCCAGATGGGGTGTTCATCAAGCGGTTCTGCCAGGGTAGGGTGTACTGGAGCGGTCCCATGGCTCAACACACTGACCAGCCCAACAAACTGGAGCGAGAGAAGACCTTCAAACTGCTTGATGTCCCCACATTTTTCAATGGTAAGGCagtgtgcatgtatgtttaaatacagtgttaaaataaaagatttaaaaagcaAATTGAATTAATTTAGTCAAATGAATCCAAATGTGTTTATACATTTAGTCATATACTAATTTCTCTTGCATTTTTGTGCAGAGCTTCAGAGCTGTTTACAGGGGAAGGGACCTATACCTTCTTATAGGATTGAGCTCTGCTTTGGAGAGGAGTATCCAGACCCAAACATACCTAAAACCAAGAAGCTGATCATGACACAGGTGGGTCACAATTGTAGCATGTTGGAAAAGGGGTCaaccattcattttttttaatttactgaaGCAACAGACTCTTCTGCACATTTACTGAGCGTAGATTGTGAGTGTagacatattttaatgtttcatttcatgTAGATCAGGAATTTAGTTTAGAAATGGTTTACGTctcctctcacactctctcataCCTGTagatttttgtcatttatattAGTATCTTTTGCTTAAGTTGTCTATGACGTGAACGAGAACAGAGTTCTATGCAGACTAGAGAAATGGGTCGGTGTGATTTGCTGCCCCCATGTAAatttttcaaatgtcaaacaccATGAGCTTGGACTTGCAAATATTGAAAAGAACGGTCATATCTTTGATGTTCAATCCATGGTGTACATACTCCCTGTCAGTCGGAATGTAGCTGTAATATTTTCAAGTACCAGTAGAGGTCCTCCTAAGCATACTGATTGCATGTACACTTTCTCCTGTTGGCCAGGTGGTGCCCTTGTTTGCGGTAGAGCTGCTGCAGAAGTTCAACTTGGTCGAGACTGAGGAAAGGCGTTCGACTCTTACCatcaacacagacagagagaggatgtAAGAATGCTGGGAAGAGCCACCCTGCACCAGAAAAGGCACGGACAATGTACAAAAGCTTTACTGAAGCTTTATTccatcactgtcatcatcataAAATCCTAAGGGCAGAGCAAAAAATATTGTCAGTGGAGTTGTATATATAATGAATCTGCAATGCATCAAGGGAAATttaatgtgatatttttattgttataactttttttccccctctgtccACGTTGCAGCTAGTTTGCTGATAAACCATACTGATAACATGTatctaaacttttttttgttaacctCATAGTCAGCATATGTATTAAATGATAATTTAAGTGTATAGTACTTCACAGCATGAACAGGGAATAAATTGACACCTTTAATTAAATctataaagcttttttttcctttatttctaGCGAACATCATATAACagattcacaatttttaaaaatatacatttttgtagctataacatttaaaaagaaaaatcaacaggtaaagttttttttttgaaaataaaaaaacaaacacaaaaactaaaGTGAGAGAGTGTGCTGAATCAGAGGAGATACCCGTATCTGAGTTTAAAATACTTTCATCATTTTCCCTGCCTTCAAACATATACAGTACGTAAAAAATTAGATGGGAACAGAAGCGTACAGTACATGGGGGTCAAGAGTATTCACAAAGCATCATGTTCCAACGTGTTATTAGCACCATTACTCTTCAGCCATACTGCACTTTTTACTCTTTCCATCATTCAgtttgtaatggaaaaacaccatGAGTGTCGATGTGGCACAGACCTGCCTGTGTAGGTGGGATTGTCTGTTACGCAGTTTCATTAGTGTTCTCCCTTTCTCAGAGATAATGTTAAGAACATATTGGAGGGTAATGCCTTGACGAACAACCATTTGAAATGACTCCCAGTGATGAGAATAAAAAAGGCGAAGAGTTGCTCATACATTCACCTTGCTTGCCCAGGCCGACATGAAGACATCGGCTCAgaagcaagaaaaataaaaaacaaaacaaaatgcattgCGAAATTGACAGAGATTGCATTAAATCTGTttagcatatttactgtatataacatctgtaatgtaatatatagtCAATTTTTGTTCATATATATCTGCACTTTTTCAATAGCGTTTACTTTCATAACACTGATTGAAATCGATACCCTGCAGGAAACACTGTCAGTAGGTAGGTGTGTGGGACAACCATTACAAAAACAGAGTGAACACAGACAAGTGCTTTGATTGTCTCACTAAATGTCTTCAGTGTGTCTGTAAGGAGCCATCCAGAGATCCTTCAGCTGCTGCTCCTTTCAGGGCTGTACTAAATAAACttgaggaaagggaaggaaaggaaaggaaaggaaaggaaaggaaaggaaaggaaaggaaaggaaaggaaagggggtaTACAACAAGGGCTAGATGAGAGGGTACTAGGCTTTTGGGCAGCAGTGTGGACACCCGTAATTGCGttttctaatgtttttattCCCTCCCTGCAACCCTGCCTTGAGGTCTCTCCATTGTTTGTCTTGGTGGGTGCAACAGAGACAAGGagggtgtgtatgtgcttgtgtgtgtgtgtaaatatgcatGTATATGCATGTGCAAGTTTCTACTGCCACTTCATTAGCTTGGAGCCATGAGGTAAATCCATGAGGCTTTCATCAGTTCTAGTTGAGGGTAGGGTGTCTGGGGCAGACCAGCGCCGTTTGCGAGGGCGTGCCTGCTCCTGGGTGGGAGGCTCTGCAGCCAGGGCACGTGCAGGGGCTGGCGCAGCAGGAGGTTGGTGGtgaggaagaggcggaggaggagggggaggtggcaTCTCCTCCCTGTGCGAGCTGCTGGACTCTCCTGTGGCCCGGGAGGGGAGTTGCGCACGATGGGCCCTGGAGCTGGTGCGCGTGTGTGTCCGGTGGGTCTGGGTGGGTGTAGGGGTTGGGGTGAGAGCCAGACAGATGTCCCCTTCCATGAGCTGGCGGCAGGGCAGGCCATACAGCTGTGTGGTTCTCTGGGGACAGCAAGAAGACCAGCCTCGGTCCTGCACAAAGAATGGATACTCCACCAAGACCTTCAGTAACTCCTACACAAAACCACAATATTGTTATACATTCATCCAAGAAGGTCTTGTATGTCTTTCACGTATTATCACCACAATCCGATGATAAGTGTAAGGAGGTAAACTGATCTCGAGGGTTTCACTTGACAACAATAAAGTAATCTAAAGCCTAAGCTGCTAAATTCACACTCATGCTGTCATGCAGTCATTACAAGTGATAATGCTGTAGCGTGCATATTTGTTTCTAAAATGTTGTAAACAGAATTAATAAGCTGAAGCATCTAAAGAGAAAGCTGACCTGAGTGTTGCGGTCTGTGAGGTGGACCTGCAGGTGACTGAAGCCCTGTGCACTGCTGGGGGAAATAAGGAGCACAGTGCAGGTACTGAGGTGGAATTCTGGGGAGGTATCTGCACTCCTCAGGAAGTCCTCAGTCCGCAGCTCCTCTACATGCTTCAACCGCCCGCTGGCCAACTCAATCAGAGAACCCTTGGTGAAGTGAGGTAGGAGCGCAGGGGGAGATGGGTGAAGGGACGGTGGTGAGGTGTGAAGACTGGAAGGAGATgattctctccctctgtctctgtctcggTGTCTCTCacgctctctgtctctttcaggATCTTTGTCATGTTGTAGTTGCTTCTCTTTGTCTTTAACTCGCTCCCTGTCCCTTTGTGGgagtttttctctgtctctttcttggtctctgtctctgtctctttgtgaCCTGTCATGGCTGTTAGACAGAACCAGAGGTGAGTGTGGTGAGTTTCTTAGATTGTGCTGCCTGGGGCCTGGCTCCCTGTGTAGGTTGTACAGAGGTGTTCTTGAGGGGCTATAGAGTGGGTAGCCCTGGGGGCTTGGGTGGCACACTGATTCCAAAGAGTAGTAGATGTGGGCTTCAGCTGGTGAGGAACCTAGGGGGTCTAATAGTCCCCCTCTACCTGCCCTGGGGTCTGGTCTAAGGGGATGGGGACTGGTGGAGAGTAAATTGGAGCTCTTAAGTATCCCATGTGGATGTCTGTCCTGCAGTGAGGAATGTGGCTCAGGGCCCTCCTGAGCTTGAGAGTCTGACAAAAAAGACCCTCCAGATTGGACATGGGATGTTAGATCCTCCTGCTGTCTCCGTCCACCGTTGGTATGGGAGCTATGTGGACTGAAGTCCAGCCTAGTTCTGCTGCTGTCATTATATTCTCCTGTGAGCAGAGGCCTGGCGGTTGAGGCAGTCCTGCTGCCCGGCCCATCTAGTCCATTGGGCCTCTTGCTCAGGTACCTGTGTCTGGCTTCAACTAAACTTGGGTCATGAGGGTAGAGAGAGTGGTGGCTATACAAGTACGAtggggaaaagagagaagagctgTAGTCCCGTCGGCCGCTGTTAATGTAGGACCACATCTCTCTAGAGTCGGCTGGGAGGGGAGCCTTaaaggaggaagcggaggaggaagagggcaAAGAGAGGGGGCCTTCCCCACTAAGCCACCTGGAGTGGTggggcagggaggagagaggatcaTCTCTCCATGCAGGAGACCCTGAGCCCCTCCTCTCGCCTCCTGTAAAAAGGGGAAGCGAGACGGAGGGAGAGTAGCTCAGGTGCCATGGTAGGGGTAGAGGGAGGCCTGGTGCTGGAGCAGGCAGGGGTGGAGGAGTATGTAGGAGATGGGGGTTTGGGTTAGTCAGAGCTCGGTCCCTGTCACTGggctccctgcctccctcccctctccctgtGCTGGACCTACTCCGGAGTGGCACAGGGGGTTTAAATTCGTCCAGGGGGACGTGGTGTTCTGCCGATCCTTGTCGAGACTCCCTCTTCTTGGGAGGGAGGCACTCTTTGAGACGATCGGGGCTGGGATTCATGGGTGGGCTCCAGCTGCAGTGGGGGCCCCCTGTGTGTGGGTGTAGGCTAGGTCACATGGGCCTCACGGGAGAACGAGGGGCGCAGACAGAGGGGAAGGCTGCTACACAGCATCACTGTCAGATCACTGTTGATTCTCCTGCACTGAAGCACCACTCACCTAGAGAGCGGATGAAAGAGGGGAAAAACAGATAAGGTGGgcgaaaggagggaagggacagagatagaagagagagagatgaagtgTGAACATGTAAAAAGGCCAGTCTATCCAGTCCTGGCATCAATGTAAGACTTTGCTGTCAGTCTGGTCAGAcaagcacacaaacattcaGCTGCATCAGACAGACAAACCCATTCAAACTACTTTAAACAGGTTTGAACTCTTAGCATTCTGATAGCTGTCACTAATTAGTCATTACCTATGAAGACTGCGGTGGGACTGAAACTACCCAACTTACTTGTTTCATTCAAATACATTACTCCCACATATagactaaaaatacattttacagccAATGAAGTTCATAGGCAGTGCAGTATTTGTgcgtaaaacacacacacacactcacacacacacacacacacacacacacactcacacacacacacacacacacacacacacacacacacacacacacacacacacacacacacacacacacacacacacacacacagcactcagCAGGAGGGTTTTGACTCTCGGGGGATGATTAGAATATGTAGATATGTTTTTGTACCACTTTCATGAACCACCCCCACGACACCCGCGGGTGTTCTCTGTATTCTATACAAGCTTACTACAagcaccccccaccccttctCTTTCAGAATCACACACGGACagcaacagacacacaaatactccCTCAGGCGGCTGTACTTACTCCCCCAGTGATAGGCAAAGCTGGTCACCACCCACCCAAAAGCTGACAGAAACACTGTTGATATTACCACCAGTTGTTGTGGATACAGGATATGTGTCTTTGCATATTAATTAT from the Scomber japonicus isolate fScoJap1 chromosome 4, fScoJap1.pri, whole genome shotgun sequence genome contains:
- the zmp:0000000926 gene encoding histone-lysine N-methyltransferase 2A, encoding MNPSPDRLKECLPPKKRESRQGSAEHHVPLDEFKPPVPLRSRSSTGRGEGGREPSDRDRALTNPNPHLLHTPPPLPAPAPGLPLPLPWHLSYSPSVSLPLFTGGERRGSGSPAWRDDPLSSLPHHSRWLSGEGPLSLPSSSSASSFKAPLPADSREMWSYINSGRRDYSSSLFSPSYLYSHHSLYPHDPSLVEARHRYLSKRPNGLDGPGSRTASTARPLLTGEYNDSSRTRLDFSPHSSHTNGGRRQQEDLTSHVQSGGSFLSDSQAQEGPEPHSSLQDRHPHGILKSSNLLSTSPHPLRPDPRAGRGGLLDPLGSSPAEAHIYYSLESVCHPSPQGYPLYSPSRTPLYNLHREPGPRQHNLRNSPHSPLVLSNSHDRSQRDRDRDQERDREKLPQRDRERVKDKEKQLQHDKDPERDRERERHRDRDRGRESSPSSLHTSPPSLHPSPPALLPHFTKGSLIELASGRLKHVEELRTEDFLRSADTSPEFHLSTCTVLLISPSSAQGFSHLQVHLTDRNTQELLKVLVEYPFFVQDRGWSSCCPQRTTQLYGLPCRQLMEGDICLALTPTPTPTQTHRTHTRTSSRAHRAQLPSRATGESSSSHREEMPPPPPPPPLPHHQPPAAPAPARALAAEPPTQEQARPRKRRWSAPDTLPSTRTDESLMDLPHGSKLMKWQ
- the irf10 gene encoding interferon regulatory factor 10, with protein sequence MEAGVKMHLKEWLVAQVDSGQYEGLSWEDEGKTMFRIPWKHAAKKDYKQTEDAALFKAWAVYKGKYMEGRDKADPTMWKTRLRCALNKSTDFQEVPERNQLDITEPYKVYRIVHDTGTTKPAESPKMKDQMIIQVKNSPRSQGFPNKELHYQNDSFQACKGEEKTFTDDLMREHMYCEITGKNPQNQSANPLTFLSPSFTVSDFRMQVALLYQGQKVMRVTTKSPDGCFILQGCVPLGNERIYGRCTAQQLSFPSPNSISLPSNMAEAMNRLLCHLERGVLLWVAPDGVFIKRFCQGRVYWSGPMAQHTDQPNKLEREKTFKLLDVPTFFNELQSCLQGKGPIPSYRIELCFGEEYPDPNIPKTKKLIMTQVVPLFAVELLQKFNLVETEERRSTLTINTDRERM